The Deinococcus aerolatus genome segment CGGCAGGGGACAGGCGCAGGAAATCTACGATTTCCAGCTGTGGCTGCTGAAGTAAGCTGACCCGAGCCTGGACGGACATCCCCAGGGGTGTTCGTCTTTTTCTCCACGAGGTCTGTCCCTTGCCGAATATTCTGATCGTGGACGACGACCCGGCCATCCTCGAGATCCTGCACGCCTACCTGAGCGGCGAGGGGTACGAGGTCTGGCAGGCGTCTGACGGCCATCACGCCCGTGAGCTGATGTCACGCGCCGATCTGGCCATTCTGGACTGGATGTTGCCCG includes the following:
- a CDS encoding response regulator produces the protein MDDDPAILEILHAYLSGEGYEVWQASDGHHARELMSRADLAILDWMLP